The DNA sequence CAGGTCAACGTCGACGGCGAGATCTCCTTCCTGCGCGACGACGCGGGCATCGACCTCGACTGGGGCGCGACACTGACCAAGGGCATCCGCGCGGTCAACGGCTCCGTGATCGGCGACGACTTCGGCGCGCGGATCCCCACGCGTCAGGTCGTGCAAGGGGATGCCGTCGACTACCGCATCGACGTCACGGCGCCGCAGAACACGACGACCGACTACGTCGTCTGGGACGTCCTGCCCGCCGGCGTCACCAAGGCGGACGTCGGCTCCTTCACCTCGGAGCTCTACGCCGCGGGGACGACGACGGCCATTCCGGCCGACGACGTCGCCGTCGCAGCGTACGACGACGGCGATGCCCTGCCCGACGGCATCTCGCTGGCGAGCGAGTTCGCGGGGCGCTCGGTGATCGCCTGGAAGATCGGCGCCTCGGTGGCCGGCTCCACGACAGCCACCGAGACCACGGCGGCGCAGGTGCGCGGGCTGACCCTCGGCTACACGCTGACGGTACCGGCGGGGGTCACGGGCGGCGGAGCCGCGGCACAGCTCACCCAGAGCTACACCAACACCGCGGGGCTCGTCAGCTACGCCGTCGAGAACACCGCGAGCCGCACCACCACGGTCGTACCCCAGGGCGACGGGGGAGGGCAGCAGCTCACCACCCGCGCCCCGCGCGACGGCGAGGTCGCGGCATCCGACGACGACACCGTCGGCACGGCCGAGGTGCACCTGCCCGACGTGGCGGTCGACAAGAAGCTCGTGTCGACCGAGGTCGCTCCGGCGGCGGACGCGTCGACCGGGACGAGCGACCTCGGCGACGGCTCCCGCAACAGCGCGACGCAGATCGTGCAGGGCGAGAGAGCGACGTTCGAGTACGCCGTGACGATCCCCGCGCGCACCACCGTCAGGGGTGCCGTGCTCTCCGACGACGGCAGGCTCGGCATCTCGCCCGGCTCGGGATCGATGGCCTACCAGTACGTCGAGGGGAGTGCGGCGTTCTTCGGGCCATCGGGTGCCCCGCTGGCCATCGGCGCGTCCCCCTCCGACTTCCGGTCCTCCGAGCGGGCGGGTGAGACGCACGGCGTGCTCACCTTCCCCGACGTCTACACGAACGGCACGTCGGAGCCGCAGACCTTCCGCGCGCGCATCACGGTATGGGTGACCGACAAGGACGCCTCGACCGCGGGCAGCTCGCGGGCCGACATCGCCCACGGCACGACTCTCACGAACACGGCACGGCTGACGTTCCTCGACCCCAACGCGCAGGGCGGCGCGCGCCTGACGCGCACCGACACGGCATCCGTCGACTTCGTCGAGCCGTCGCCGACGCTGAAGAAGACGACGTCGTCGTCCACCGTCTCGGCGAAGGGGACCGTGACCTACACGCTCACCGCGAGCAACGCGGCGAACCGCCCGGCGCTCTACGACGTCACGGTGATCGACTGCGTGCCGCGGCAGATCACGCCGTCCGCACTCGCGCCCTCCGTGGGCACGGCGCGGATCCTCGCCGACACCTGCTCCGGATCGGCGAACGCGGCGATCCAGAAGGGCACCGGCAGCGGCACCCTCATCGAGTGGACCATCCCGGCCATCCGCGGCACGGGTGCGGCCCCCACGCTGACCTACACCGGCACGGTCGAGGCACTCGCGGGCGGCGGCTCCCAGTTCGTCAACCGCGCCGAGCTGAGCGGGTACACACTGCCGCTCGCCGTGGGTGCCGATCAGGACACGGCCCAGCGCCGCGGCCTCATCACGCGCTCGGCGGACGCCACGGTGCGGATGCCCGACGCCTCCGTCACGAAGACCGCGTCGCCGGCATCCGCGGCAGTGGGCGAGATCGTCACCTACTCGGTCACGACGACCCTGCCCTCGAGCACGAACTTCTACGACGTCGTGCTCACCGACACCCTGCCGGCCGGTGTGGAGTTCCTCCCCGAGGGCACCCGCACCGAGAGCGTGCAGTGGGCGGGCGCGGCGGACCAGCCGACCGTGGGCGCCCCGACGCTGCGCGGCAACGAGCTGTCGTGGACCATCGATCGCGACGACATCCTCGCGGCGGGCGATCCGCGCACCATCACCGTGACCTACCAGGCGCGCCTCACCACGGCCGTGACGTCGGCCGCTCCGGTCAACAGCGCCACCTTCGCCTGGAACCGCGTGGACGGGGCGACGGATCCCGCCGAGCGCGGGTCGGCGACGGCATCCGCCCCCGTGGCGATCCTCAACCCCGACGTGACGATCGCGAAGGCGGTCAAGAACACGGGCGCGCCCGACAGCAGCTACGGCTCGGCCTCCCTCGGCGGTCCCGACCAGTCGTTCACCTACCGCGTGCGCGTCACGAACGCGAGCGGCGCCGGCACGGCACCCGCCTACGGCGTCGTCGTGACCGACACGGTGGATGCCGGCATCCGCATCGACACGGCCCAGCCCGCGTTCGCCGGGGCGACGTTCTCCGACGCCACCGCCCTGCAGGAGGGCCGAGGCGGAGTGATCACCTGGACGATCGACGGTCCGCTGAGCAACGTCGCCGGGTCGAACACCCGCGACTTCGTCTACGACGGCACGTTCATCGCCGCGCAGTCGCTCGGCACCGGCAAGCTCGGGAACAGCGTCGTCGTGACGAGGTACGAGTCGGCATCGACCGGCGGTTGGGCCTACCGGCCCGGCACCGGCACTCGCCCCGGAGGTGCGCCGCTGACGGCCACCGCCACGTCGGGCACGGCGGACATCACGCCGCGGTTCCCGCAGGTCGCGCTGAACAAGCGGGCGACCACGGGTACCGAGGCCTTCGTCAGCGAGTCGTTCTCGTGGACCCTCCAGGCGCGGAACACCGGGACCGGGGGTGCGCAGACCATCACGCTCACCGACACGCTGCCGGCGAACTGGGAGTACGACGCGACCGTGACGCCGCGTCTCACGGTCGGCTCGGCGGCCTCGGTCGCCCTGGGCGCTCCCGCCATCGGGGCCCAGAACGGCCGCCAGACGCTGACCTGGACGCTGGGTTCGGCGAACGGACAGCCGATCCTGCCCAGTTCCGACGGCGGTGCGACGCTGGAGCAGCGCACGCTGCTCGTGACGTTCGCGACCGTGCCGCACCCCGGCGCCGTGACCACGCCCGGTGCCGGTCTGTCGATCAACCACCGGAACACGGTCGGCGGCTCAGCCACCGACGCGACCGGGTCGACGCGCAACGCGAGTGGAGCCTATGCGGGTCCCGATGCCACCGCCGACGCCCACATCGGACGAGCGGATCTGCGCATCGTCAAGCAGGCCGTGGGCGGCGACGCCCAGGGCGCCTGGACCGCCGGCGACTCCGCCCGGGCCGGATACACCCAGCCGCAGTGGCGCATCACGGTGACCAACCAGGGGCCGGATGCCGCGAGCGGGCCGTTCCGCGTGACGGACACGGCCGACCTCCCGGCGGGCGTGACGACCGGTGCCTTCACGGCCCGGTACTACGCGAGTGCCGCGGACACCACCGGCGTCGCTCTGACGCTGTCGGGCTCCGGCTCGGCATCCGCTCCGTTCGTGGTCGGCGACCGCTCCCGCACGCTGAAGGCCGACGGATCCGACCGCATCGTGCTCGTCGCGAACGTGTCGATCCAGGCTCCGGCGACGGGTACCGCGACGAACACGGCCGACGTCGTCGGTCGCACGTTCGAGCGCCCGGCTGACATCACGAAGGACAACGCCACCTCCGTCTCGAAGCCGATCTCGAGCGCGGCCGACCTCGCGGTGACGAAGACCGTGAACACGACGGAGGTCACCGCAGGCCGTCCGGTCACGTGGGGCATCAGCGTGCGCAACAACGGTCCGTCCGTCGCCGTCTCGACCGACGCGTCCCCCATCACGGTCACCGATGTGATCCCCGACGGCATCAGCGCCGTGCAGGATCCGTCGGCCGGCCTGACGGCGTGGACGGTCTCGGCGTCGAACGGGTGGCCTGCCGCCGCCGGCGACACCGTCACCTGGAGGTTCACGGGCGCCCAGCTGCCGGTCGGACCGGCGCAGGGCCTGTCGCTCACGGGCACGGTCGACGCCTCGTGGACCGGTGGCGCGGTGCGCAACGTCGCGGTCGTCACCCCCGGTGCGACGACCGATCCGGTCGCCTCGAACAACACGGGCGAGGCGTCGGTCACCCCTGGTGACGACACGACGCTGGCGATCACGAAGACCCGCGTGGTCCGTGAGGGCGGTACGTGGAAGGACGCCGCGCAGTACGGCGGCCCGCTCCCCGCTCTCGTCGCCGGTGAGACGGTCGGCTACCGCATCGTCGTGACCAACAACGGTCCGGCCGATGCCCGCGACGTCCGCGTCGTGGACGAGGTGCCCGGCATGCTCGCCTACGCCTCGGTGGAGGACGAGAACGGGCGCTGGACGCGCACCGCCGGCCCCGGAACGGACGACACGTTCGCCGTCGCCGGCACCGTGCCCGCGGCGGCCGGCGACAACACCCGGTCGTTCGTCGTCACCTACACCGTCGACTCCGCGCTGACGCCGGGTTCCGATGTCGAGAACCGGGCGAGGGCTGAGGCGACGAACTCGACGAACACCCCTCGCGACGCCGA is a window from the Microbacterium sp. LWO14-1.2 genome containing:
- a CDS encoding isopeptide-forming domain-containing fimbrial protein, whose protein sequence is MNQRARRLTAITAVVSLIAGALALGVSAQMATAAPWAPRVSAENVDPASAGKDFVLAGENVGFDIAVANTDGGAQFNLSLVATLPASVSFVSAGAFGAPTVFQAGEVLPNRSRTVDTDCLAAGLALSDEPPLCSVPEGQQVWVWSNVNDLPQGATVSSTVTVAPIADLYPVGGEVGFSIRAYTSDDPSRLPTFDGSPSVAKTTTHTSGAGTATDDVPVQALRIVKSEPSVESELLRGVHRNVTTYTLRVENTTRGATSGVTVTDYLPAGLEYLGLAAIDNSSGAEYQGAGPVSGGTTAGESVDTIAVTAAEAAALGLPGAGVYTKIVWTLGDLTAGATAEIRYHAAVPLLANALWPAGAAPAAAAGTQAANLDNNTGASTRHGGADTAEAAQTFRNVAVVAGTYQGPVLGGDPAYRAASDDDDEIIEAVDIRVVKGVESGGLFTTGSVATYSVRVDVSEYVDASNIVLTDVIPNGLCPAFPVSGGDTALKIDDRTVSKEGWNLEVPGDACNLPTEARGAVLSPGLHLTSLVYTTTDGTFTATFAVDDLAAGASFTGEYSVMQRPNYTGANGGTSSGDRFLNKVQVAAETTPIAAIANDPALSAKVGGTRHALDDSSALITSNYTGLEKVVLERGQSPADADATWSAESTTPFSPGDDVWYRVTVPFATGIDTRNPILTDYLPEGVEIAEIQYGYRGIPGFSNTAGPVTWGSGSFPTDYIPNTQASGTSLTWEFGAHNRIGSGDRFMPAGSAAIIYIRAEVVAQSASRDDVDSPLNHAKYQQVNVDGEISFLRDDAGIDLDWGATLTKGIRAVNGSVIGDDFGARIPTRQVVQGDAVDYRIDVTAPQNTTTDYVVWDVLPAGVTKADVGSFTSELYAAGTTTAIPADDVAVAAYDDGDALPDGISLASEFAGRSVIAWKIGASVAGSTTATETTAAQVRGLTLGYTLTVPAGVTGGGAAAQLTQSYTNTAGLVSYAVENTASRTTTVVPQGDGGGQQLTTRAPRDGEVAASDDDTVGTAEVHLPDVAVDKKLVSTEVAPAADASTGTSDLGDGSRNSATQIVQGERATFEYAVTIPARTTVRGAVLSDDGRLGISPGSGSMAYQYVEGSAAFFGPSGAPLAIGASPSDFRSSERAGETHGVLTFPDVYTNGTSEPQTFRARITVWVTDKDASTAGSSRADIAHGTTLTNTARLTFLDPNAQGGARLTRTDTASVDFVEPSPTLKKTTSSSTVSAKGTVTYTLTASNAANRPALYDVTVIDCVPRQITPSALAPSVGTARILADTCSGSANAAIQKGTGSGTLIEWTIPAIRGTGAAPTLTYTGTVEALAGGGSQFVNRAELSGYTLPLAVGADQDTAQRRGLITRSADATVRMPDASVTKTASPASAAVGEIVTYSVTTTLPSSTNFYDVVLTDTLPAGVEFLPEGTRTESVQWAGAADQPTVGAPTLRGNELSWTIDRDDILAAGDPRTITVTYQARLTTAVTSAAPVNSATFAWNRVDGATDPAERGSATASAPVAILNPDVTIAKAVKNTGAPDSSYGSASLGGPDQSFTYRVRVTNASGAGTAPAYGVVVTDTVDAGIRIDTAQPAFAGATFSDATALQEGRGGVITWTIDGPLSNVAGSNTRDFVYDGTFIAAQSLGTGKLGNSVVVTRYESASTGGWAYRPGTGTRPGGAPLTATATSGTADITPRFPQVALNKRATTGTEAFVSESFSWTLQARNTGTGGAQTITLTDTLPANWEYDATVTPRLTVGSAASVALGAPAIGAQNGRQTLTWTLGSANGQPILPSSDGGATLEQRTLLVTFATVPHPGAVTTPGAGLSINHRNTVGGSATDATGSTRNASGAYAGPDATADAHIGRADLRIVKQAVGGDAQGAWTAGDSARAGYTQPQWRITVTNQGPDAASGPFRVTDTADLPAGVTTGAFTARYYASAADTTGVALTLSGSGSASAPFVVGDRSRTLKADGSDRIVLVANVSIQAPATGTATNTADVVGRTFERPADITKDNATSVSKPISSAADLAVTKTVNTTEVTAGRPVTWGISVRNNGPSVAVSTDASPITVTDVIPDGISAVQDPSAGLTAWTVSASNGWPAAAGDTVTWRFTGAQLPVGPAQGLSLTGTVDASWTGGAVRNVAVVTPGATTDPVASNNTGEASVTPGDDTTLAITKTRVVREGGTWKDAAQYGGPLPALVAGETVGYRIVVTNNGPADARDVRVVDEVPGMLAYASVEDENGRWTRTAGPGTDDTFAVAGTVPAAAGDNTRSFVVTYTVDSALTPGSDVENRARAEATNSTNTPRDADTTGSNRVADLSIVKQALGADGSPVADGVVPEVTAGTQTRFLLTVTNDGPSISSAPIDVSDRLPAGLTYVSSTIDVAGAGARTATASVSDDGRSLSWAALTGADTLAAGQTIAIVVTAAVAPDVRPQRLVNTADVTGPEDSDPSDNHGEASIDIVTLAELTLGKDVAAGPWIAGTEVEYTLTVRNDGPSVADAFVTDVLPEGLTAVSIAGAGWTCDVSDQSCERTAHPLGDSTITIVALVGSNVLTGTSLTNTATLSWNDSRATSPHQVSDTAVIDVTTDADLRLTKTAIDADGAEVATAVAGESTRYRLEVENLGASDAVGPISVVDELPVGIAFTGLVGASADAWIARVDPSAPQSVTFTLAPAGTGLVSGASAPTIEFDALVDPSVGHGTVLTNAAGVSSGTPDANPANDGDTADVTVAREVDLSIVKTHDADAVRIGDELPFTLQVANAGPSEAKDVVVADTVPAGLEVLTAVGDDVGSGWTVEAVEPVDQDDPSAGPRVVARYGQPLAPAEDAAPLVIETRVLVGAYPEVVNTAAVTAAEISDQHPDRTPDDNRAEDAVAVPPMAALTVTKTAVGTFQAGKTGLYRIVVRNDGPTADPGAIVVTDALPEGMSFAGSPDSTVRVDGRVVSWMLADGLAVDEEVTLTVRVNLAQAAYPAVTNVVSVASASEQTSAARLVSAADADVQAADPLATTGAEPVWGLALLAALVMLVGGLLLADRRRRSAAE